A stretch of DNA from Babesia bovis T2Bo chromosome 2, whole genome shotgun sequence:
CGTTCAACTAAATCTTCCAAATGGCTAGAATGGGATGCTGCGGTCAATATTAAGCATAATTCACCAAATATGGTGTATGATTGCTTGGATGAAAGTTGCAATAGCCCAAATAAGGCACTTATCCTCTTCTCATCAAAATTACGTATAGATTGTGCTTGAGGTGATTTGCTGCGCATAGAGGAATTAATTAACAGCCTAACTATGCCTAAAGCTACACGCGGGTGAATATCGCGGCCTAATTGGTAGTTTGGAGCCACCGCTATGCGTAGTAACGCTACCATGAGCTTGTCCAAGTTAGTAAATAATGGCTCATCCCTGGCCATGCTTACCTCAAATATCTTTTCTATAGATGAAAATGCAGTGAGGTTGCTAGTAGTCAAAAGTTCTATCAGTTTCCATGCAATGCCGCTTTCATCGGCTTCGTCAAAGTAGACATTTTTGAACTCCTGTAAAACAGTCTCCACAACATTTTGGTTGTTGGACCAAGAAAGAGCCCATACCCTAGGTAAAAGATTAGTTGCCCCAATGATACCCATTAAATGACATGATGCGATATACCGTATGGCAGCTCTTTGGTCGCCCTCAACTGAAGAATGTAGCATATCAGCACATATCCTAATGGAAGAGTCCACTTTCTCCGATATATCTTGCACATCAGAATACATCTCAATACCCACCTCTAACCTAGTGCGAAGGTTCCTTATGGCATCTTTGTTGTCCAACGTCATGTTCTCGCCCAGCTCAACATTTACTTCTGCAAGTAACTGTTCGCACGTCGTTAAGCCATCCGTATGCGGTTCTGTTGTCACTTCGCTTTTTATGACAGTCTCATCTGTGCTTGGAGATGACTCCACCAGACGATTAGTTGTATCGGGGCAGTCATCTATCCCTGTAGATGAATCCTCACTTGCGACGCATGTATCCTTATTTCCATCCACAGCCGTATCAAGTGAGCCGATCTTTATCACCTTAGAGAGTAATGACTTCATCATAGTGAGATCATGTTTCACAGTTGAAGTGTTTAGCGATAATCGAAATCTGTTTTTTGTCGTGTCTGCTACCAGAGTGGTCATGAGATTAACAGCGCGCTGCCTAACTTGGGATCCTCGGTCGAGGATCCTAGATATTGCCAAATCGGCAACCTTTACAAACCATCTCATCGGGAGTGCTTCATTCTCGATCAAATCGTTAAATGCCTTAAGTAGAGCAGCTCGGGCGTACATGTAAGAATCATGCTGCCTGTGGAGAAGCATTTGCAGCATACGCTCACGGTACCTCGATATTTGAACATTCTCCGCCGAAGATTCTTTTATGGTCTTCAATGCCGTTTCTGAGTTGTCCTTGCTTTTGATAATCAACAATTTTACAGACTCCATAATTGATTTCCTGAGGTTGTATGATGGTACCTCAAACATGTACCGTAGCTCATCCAGGCTTCTAACAACGGCACATGGCATCCGTTTGGTAGCACTTTCCAAGAAAGTACCCACATTGGCATACTCCATTTGTACCGATGAACTCATTAACTGTACCCCGCCACCGGAAATCTGTAATAAGAATGCATCTCGCAGAGACGTGAGGATCTCTTTTATCAAAAAGGAATGCATATTGAGATTTTGTGACATAGATATGGCATCCGCTAACATGGAACTGTGGCCTTTCTTTACTTCCTCTGACAAGGTAATTATCCATTCCATATCTTGGCGAGAACCTTCATCCTGTCCCCCTAGTGCACTTTCATCACCATATTCTGAAACTGTGTTGCCCAGTGATCCCATATCATTGGTTTCCTGGGTTGAATCTAAACAGTCATTGGATTCCTCGGATCTGTCTTTATTGGTATTTTTGCTTTCCAAACTTTCTGAAGTTACATCAAGCTTGTCGTTATCCGGTATTTGGCTATGATCGCGGCTATCGGCTTCCACACATACATTTGAATGAAATTGCAATGTACAGTAGTATATCTCTAGCACCCTAGACGTAGCCTCTGTGACTTTACCGTAGACCGAAGCCACAATGGTGGATCCCATAGCTAATAACAATGTGTCTAACATGAGTCGCATTAGAGGAGAGTCGATTCTTCCACAACCACCATAATCTACTGAAAATGGTCTCAGCAAAGACGATTTAGTTATGTTAAGCATTGAGTCTACCAATATCTCCAACGCATATACGTTGATATTACTGTCCTCCTCAGCCTTTTTTCGTTTACCGCCACGCGCAACCTTCGGCTTTTTAGAAACCAAAATTTCCATCCCACTTGCAGGCTTCTCATTATCCTTCTGCGATGACAGAGCACATCTGAAGGTTGTGCATACCATAAATACAGAAAGGTGACATAGTGGCCGAAGTATCTGACCAATATCGCTGGGTTTTAAATTTTCGTTCTCTTCAGATTGATACGTTAATCCAAACCCCAAGTGACGTATCTTTCTCTCGAAATTGATGTACGTTTCATTGCTGTTCGATTCAGCAGTACTGGAATAAGGAGTTGGCGGTACCTTCTCAAGTATATCCTGGGTTGCCGATGTCATACTACTAAAAGCCTGTGCTACACAAAGCTGTGAAGACTTGTCCAGACTAGCAAAGTGCCGCGAAAGGTTAAAGCCATGGCAAAAGGTATTCTGTGAAAGCATATCCAATACATCTTCAGGAGTACCCGATGTAACAGTAGAGATTGCACGTAAAGCTGCTTCAGCATCGCCAGGAGCCCATAATGCCGGATCTTCAGCCTCACTGGCAACCAGTCTGTCAGATTCGTCCCCCCCTGGTGGTCGGAGTAGACTGTGGTAGTCTAAACTCTCTGGAATATTGAACCGACGTAGAGCCGTGTTGCTAAATTCCATTTTAATTCTGAATTAAACGCAAAACAACCGATGTGTATGTGTGGTAGGGACCAAACGCCGAGCTTAGTTGTTCAACTCTTACACAATAGACACATCGATAAATTACCTCAGTAATTGGAAGCCATAATGATATTAAATCAACACGCCactaaatatataaataacgTAGTATTATACTCTATATCATACTAAAATTCCTATTACATTAGTAACGATAGTACCCCTGCAAGGAAGGCTTCTTGCTAATCATGAGGAGAAAAGACAGAACGCCGTCTTGATCTGTGGAGGTATGAAGAAGCCCCTGCAGCGCAAGAACTATCATCAACTGCATCGTGCAAGATGCGGAAGTCCATCATATAGGTGGTAGCTGCATTGAAAGGTATAGCTTGTGGCTTGTAATCAGGCTTGggtattgatattgatttgGGCAACTCATGCTTCACAAAATCCGCTTTGTAAGTAGTCAAACGTTCTCTTGCTACCCTCTTTTCCTCATTGCATGTAGACTTATTGGATTGGGTAGCGAATGGCGCATCCACCGTATTTAGACCCACGATAACAGCTTGCTTATGCATAGCTGCAAATTTTTGTGAGCCTTGGTACCTAAGAGGCACCAATGTGGTTACATCCTTAAATGTATCCATTATTTACAGTAGATGAATGTTTGTTTCATTTGCTCACTCCTGGCAACATCAAGGTACATAGTGAGTCTTGAATCTAACCACTTCCAGGGTTTTACGGCTTTGTTAACCTCTTTTCACCTTCATGAGTGTTTTTGGCGCGCTTTTGTGAGCGTGTCAATTCAGTTTCGACGTTGCTTTGGCCAAGATGTTTACCTGTTTGTGTAATTATTCCACGCGGTGGTGAACGTGATGGACGTTCCAGTTTGTGTCCAGCCTTGTAATCTGGTTTATTAACCTGATAACCCTCGTTTCTATTGTTTACAGTTGAAGAATATGGAGTACTATGTTCCTTCAGAGGTAATGTTTGGCGGCTGCTACCATGGGTGCGCATTTCGTCCCGCCTTTGTGTTGTTCGAGAAGGTTGATCATCATATACCTGTTTTTTCCGTCCATATGACCTATTTGCATCATGATCCATATAGTGAGGACCACGCTCATAGTGATCATCATCTGTCCTCATCGCGTAGTTGCGATCTGAATTATAACGATTGGATTCATTTCGATTGAAATCACGAACCCACGACCCCTTTTGATGTTGTCTATCGTCTCTGTGTATTGGTTTTCTATCACATGTCTGTGATGCGCTGTTATCCGTAGGGTAAATATCAAGGTTGCTGTTTCTGTGGTCGTATCCCCTGTGATTCTTAGATATACCGGATCTACAGTCCGTTGTCGGCATCATCTGTGTTGAATAGGCGTTAGTCTTTTGATGGAAATCCCTTGCATTAGGACGCAGAATCTCATTATTGTTATTCTCGGAAGGATTGCGATTACTTTGATGGTTGTGTAATCTACCACCTGAACCTATGACGTTGCTTATCATTCGTTTGGCGGTTTCACAATTAAAGCCCCTGGTTCTTCCCTCCTCCATCAGATCCTGCATCTTCAGAATATTAGCAGGTACCAAGGCACCCTTTAGTAGACAACTGCGATGCTTCATGTCAGAGCAAGACACAAACTCAGTATGTGTGCCCGTATCTTCTATTTGTCCAACTAAGGTTGGACCTGCTGGGTTAGCAAAAAGCATGTCTTTTTTTTCACTGTTACGATCCTGCAATTCCTTAGGTAATATAGCCTCTATTGGTATGACCAGGTTTAATAACTTCTTCTCATCGATAAATGGTAATAATGCCACCCATTGGTATTTGTAGCGTTTCCCGTTGGGATCCTCGTCAAATTTAATTGGATAAAAATCAGCTATTGGGGAGTCAGTATCTGTCATCAAATGACGAAGCTGCTCAGGTAAACAATGTGATGATCTTATAGGCATAACACTCATCAACTGCTGGAAAGGGGTAAACGGCTTCCCATAGTCAAAAGTGAATTCTAATCCTTCAAAGTTGAGATCAGAACAAAAGGGGGCATAATGGAATGGATAATACCATCCCCAACTGGTACAACCCTGGTAATAATAGCGCAAAACCCAGCACATGCCCTTGATATAGTGATTTGCAACCTGTGATGCAAACTCCCAAACATCTTGCGATTCACACAGACCAAACTTCTTGCGATAATACGTTTCTTTCCAACGCACTGGATCATTTAAGGATAGGTCTATGGGTTCCACTGGGTCATCAACCTCCCGTTCTTGTTTTAAAAGCTCTGCGCATCTCTTTTTGAACTCGATTTCTAGACCATTATTTAATGTACTACTGTCCTGATTTTTGAGAACAGTCTCGCCCCCTGCATTGTCAAAATCTGTCGGCCGTGAAACTTGATCTTTATTCTCAGTATTATCTCCTGAGTGTTGCAGTCGGCGCATCTTTTGGCGTTGTTTAAATTCTTGCTCGGCTTTGAAAACCTGATCTTCCACATTCGCAATATATGATACAAAGGCTCCTAATTGGGGAAAATTGATTTCACCCTCATTAGTTAAGTAATCGCCCAAATCTGGCAATAAGCTTTGATACAGCAATATCATCTGGTCTATCGAACCTCCTTGGATTGATATAGACGGTAAATGTGGTAAAAAATCATTGCCACAAAAAAAACACATCAGCACCAGGTCATCTATGCACCTTTCGAAGTCAATAGGCCCACTATTACCTCGTGACCAACCACGAGGAAAGTAAAGTTGATGCGATAAGTATTCCCTCAAAACGGGAAGTCTTAAAAATTGTAATGGCTTCCAATTTTGCCGTAGCATTGATCTATACGATTTGATATCTTTCAACTGTGGTCTAGATGTCTGCGCAACAGCTATAGACTTCCTAATTTCATCTTCAGCTTTCTTCGTAGGATTCAAATTGCTAACAATCTCACGAATTATGTAGAAGTTTACTTCGTGAGTAGCTAGTCCTAACATTATAAGATCGGCGTCCATCCCGTGGAGGACATGTTTCGTATTGGGGTCATATTGATCACTATGCCTTTGGTTGCGAATAAAATTCATTATTTTGTGCTCTCCTTCTCCCGGAGAGTTTGCGTCCGAATAAATCACATGTATGCGTGACCATGCTTCATACATATCACGGCGTTCCTTAATGTAGGCTACAACTCTCTTGCTCAACTCGTGCATAAAGGGAGTGCCAGGTGTTATAACGTTACTGTCCCAACGCGATTCCTTCGGGGGGATTCGAACATTGCGCTGTGCGAATTCTGCAGCAACTTTACTGTATATCTCAGCTTCCAAATCAGCTTCGGCAGCAGACTTGAACCTCCTAGATCTCTGTTGATTCATTTTAGCCCTAGGTGCAACACCATCAATGGCCAGAAATAGAATCTTTCGAGGACGTATAATATACATTAGCCTGTCCAAATAATCAAAGATGCATTGGAACATAACTTCCTCTGATGGTGGTTGTTCAAGACCTTCCGGATGACAACACGGGTGGATTAGCCCAttcatatcaatataaagGTTGTCGAACTCTCCATTTGGATTGGGACTCAGCAATGCCAAACCATATGATTCCAAATCACTAAAGTCGAAGTTGTTTTCGTTACTGTCGTCCTTAGCGTCATGTACCACCCGAGGATAACGGCTGCAGAGCCATCGATAAAATGTAGGTACACCCATTAGTCACGATTTTGTCTGACTAATACAAAGATTAGGTACACAATGAAATAGAGTGATGGTGAAGTAACACATTGACAGTGTCTATACCGGTTGTAAAGGACTAATGAAGCTGTCTAGAGTAATCTTGGGTGCCGCCATTTGCAATTATGAACTGAATTTTTAAGAAAATACATtgtctatacaatatagttaatatgattgttattatataactaGAATCTACCCTTGGAGATCTAAACGAAACGTTGTGTTTTCAGATTTACCTGGTGGCCACATATATGTACTGATTCAAAATATATCGGTCTACACATCTGTAAATTAAAACATAATTTACTGTAGATTATAACAGGTTTGCAAATTAACAAAATAACGCAGTGTTTTGTCGGAACCAGTTTCTATTAAATTTGCAACCATCCCTTACACATTCATTGGGTGGAGCTAAAGCCTGACGTACAAACCAATGAAGTGAAAATTAATCACAGGGATAAAATCCGAAATATCgtacataatatatatcatgtaaaTTGAAGTAATATAGGACCATGGGAATCGAAGCGACGCTAATATGCGTCGATAACTCAGAGTACTCGAGGAACGGAGATTTCCCTCCCAGCAGGTTGGCTGCGCAGGTGGACGCAATAGGGTTAATCGCAAGCGCCAGG
This window harbors:
- a CDS encoding non-SMC mitotic condensation complex subunit 1 family protein, which gives rise to MEFSNTALRRFNIPESLDYHSLLRPPGGDESDRLVASEAEDPALWAPGDAEAALRAISTVTSGTPEDVLDMLSQNTFCHGFNLSRHFASLDKSSQLCVAQAFSSMTSATQDILEKVPPTPYSSTAESNSNETYINFERKIRHLGFGLTYQSEENENLKPSDIGQILRPLCHLSVFMVCTTFRCALSSQKDNEKPASGMEILVSKKPKVARGGKRKKAEEDSNINVYALEILVDSMLNITKSSLLRPFSVDYGGCGRIDSPLMRLMLDTLLLAMGSTIVASVYGKVTEATSRVLEIYYCTLQFHSNVCVEADSRDHSQIPDNDKLDVTSESLESKNTNKDRSEESNDCLDSTQETNDMGSLGNTVSEYGDESALGGQDEGSRQDMEWIITLSEEVKKGHSSMLADAISMSQNLNMHSFLIKEILTSLRDAFLLQISGGGVQLMSSSVQMEYANVGTFLESATKRMPCAVVRSLDELRYMFEVPSYNLRKSIMESVKLLIIKSKDNSETALKTIKESSAENVQISRYRERMLQMLLHRQHDSYMYARAALLKAFNDLIENEALPMRWFVKVADLAISRILDRGSQVRQRAVNLMTTLVADTTKNRFRLSLNTSTVKHDLTMMKSLLSKVIKIGSLDTAVDGNKDTCVASEDSSTGIDDCPDTTNRLVESSPSTDETVIKSEVTTEPHTDGLTTCEQLLAEVNVELGENMTLDNKDAIRNLRTRLEVGIEMYSDVQDISEKVDSSIRICADMLHSSVEGDQRAAIRYIASCHLMGIIGATNLLPRVWALSWSNNQNVVETVLQEFKNVYFDEADESGIAWKLIELLTTSNLTAFSSIEKIFEVSMARDEPLFTNLDKLMVALLRIAVAPNYQLGRDIHPRVALGIVRLLINSSMRSKSPQAQSIRNFDEKRISALFGLLQLSSKQSYTIFGELCLILTAASHSSHLEDLVERIIDLFTATFGSLDDSWFRMAQCVVDVTFTHATNPEVLWSETLNHLIEKIIGDDSNNSLTCRQLAHVIFLAGHVAIRTIISIDSLQSELKKERSSMDTDEGDKFQGEASAQMGMATTEEQERELFEHLCERNIVCENLLGGPLRNIIVSCLRNPSEFVIPGIDNDPQMATECNGDETRTAGDRNNIKGSGISREIEILKTCAALSLCKYATVSKQFCNSIFHPEDGTPGPSSVLEVIISLLMNNNLQQVCDKSPARSVDVNHYYLPEPGTGILRATLLMSYGDLLCRHPNLLEPWNDEVGAILRDSENCVREAAVLVFTHLVMNDMMKPRGKLVDSMMYLTLDTDQKVSHCAKTFFHEVHRKNPNTIYNCFPEMVSTLALNKHGQSINRNLSVLKMLLKFIVKDKQGESIVEKVCQRLHGVESNDHFALVIFGHVLMNVCQHEKCISKLIASLPLISRLIVESEYLLAVMLLICKKTRTANQGRRIGDSDKGESKAEAPDQTTNSQQPGTNASCDTTNIKELGDDLLRRIHALFGEGKSSYVNQVSSTVESIIAAAETCAAEDEGTEHIKSNGDKLTAV
- a CDS encoding XRN 5'-3' exonuclease N-terminus family protein, giving the protein MGVPTFYRWLCSRYPRVVHDAKDDSNENNFDFSDLESYGLALLSPNPNGEFDNLYIDMNGLIHPCCHPEGLEQPPSEEVMFQCIFDYLDRLMYIIRPRKILFLAIDGVAPRAKMNQQRSRRFKSAAEADLEAEIYSKVAAEFAQRNVRIPPKESRWDSNVITPGTPFMHELSKRVVAYIKERRDMYEAWSRIHVIYSDANSPGEGEHKIMNFIRNQRHSDQYDPNTKHVLHGMDADLIMLGLATHEVNFYIIREIVSNLNPTKKAEDEIRKSIAVAQTSRPQLKDIKSYRSMLRQNWKPLQFLRLPVLREYLSHQLYFPRGWSRGNSGPIDFERCIDDLVLMCFFCGNDFLPHLPSISIQGGSIDQMILLYQSLLPDLGDYLTNEGEINFPQLGAFVSYIANVEDQVFKAEQEFKQRQKMRRLQHSGDNTENKDQVSRPTDFDNAGGETVLKNQDSSTLNNGLEIEFKKRCAELLKQEREVDDPVEPIDLSLNDPVRWKETYYRKKFGLCESQDVWEFASQVANHYIKGMCWVLRYYYQGCTSWGWYYPFHYAPFCSDLNFEGLEFTFDYGKPFTPFQQLMSVMPIRSSHCLPEQLRHLMTDTDSPIADFYPIKFDEDPNGKRYKYQWVALLPFIDEKKLLNLVIPIEAILPKELQDRNSEKKDMLFANPAGPTLVGQIEDTGTHTEFVSCSDMKHRSCLLKGALVPANILKMQDLMEEGRTRGFNCETAKRMISNVIGSGGRLHNHQSNRNPSENNNNEILRPNARDFHQKTNAYSTQMMPTTDCRSGISKNHRGYDHRNSNLDIYPTDNSASQTCDRKPIHRDDRQHQKGSWVRDFNRNESNRYNSDRNYAMRTDDDHYERGPHYMDHDANRSYGRKKQVYDDQPSRTTQRRDEMRTHGSSRQTLPLKEHSTPYSSTVNNRNEGYQVNKPDYKAGHKLERPSRSPPRGIITQTGKHLGQSNVETELTRSQKRAKNTHEGEKRLTKP